The Humulus lupulus chromosome 7, drHumLupu1.1, whole genome shotgun sequence region aagaaaaagtaaaggCATCTATACGACAAATTgctttagaaaaagaaaaagtataGCCATTTGTGCCTGCACTGCACTGCACTCCACTAGTGATTTATCTTCGACTATTGAGAATATATGCTTTTTAATAGTTTGATGTGCGCATGACAACCAACAATTTGGagaagaaaaaacaaaagaaTCTTGCTGTAAAAAGTAATACTAATCTATtgttctgaaaaaaaaaaaaaacttgaaagaGAGTCAGAGTttactgaagaagaagaagaagaagaagatgaagaagaagaagaagaagaagaagaagatatggCAGAGGCTGTTGTTTCTTTTGTGATTCAAAGGCTTGGAAACTTGGTGCTTTCCGAAGCTCAATTCTTGCATGGAGTCAAACAAGAAATTGAGAATGCAAAGATCAAGCTTCAATGTATATGCGCTTTCCTAAAAGACGCAGATGCTTTTGTAAGAGATGGTAATGAGACAGTACGACTTTTGGTTGTCAAAGTTAGAGATACTTCTTATGATTTGGAGGATGTTATTGAAACTTACGTCTTCAAAGTGGCTTCTAATGAGACTGCTGGACTTACCAAACGTGTACTGAAAGGGGTTGTTAGCAGTTATGATGTCCATAAAGTTGGATCAAAGATAAAGGATATCTCTTCCAACATTGATACTTGGACTTCAGAATTACGGAAGTATGGAGTAAAGGAATCAATGAACAAGGCAGCTGAAAGTTCTTCAAGACTCAACTGGGAGCAAAGAGACTTGAGGCGAGTTTATTCTCATGTTGTGGAGAATGATGTTGTTGGATTCGACAAAGACATCAAATATTTGGTAGCCCTTTTGACTACGAAAGAGAATCATTGTAGTCATAGGGTGATCTCTGTATGTGGGATGGGTGGTTTGGGGAAGACTACCCTTGCAAAAAAGGTCTATCATCATCCTCGTGTCAGGACTCACTTTGATTGTTTTGCTTGGGCCTCAATATCTCAACAATGTGTAGTGCGAGAAGTATGGGAAGGAATTTTATTTGGTTTGACTTCTCCAACACAAGAAGAAAGGCAGGAAATTAAAAACATGGGGAATGGTGAAATAGCAAAAAAGCTTTACAACCTTCAGAAACAGAAGAAATGTTTGGTACTCCTCGATGATATTTGGACCCCTTCAACCTGGGATCGTCTGAAAGCTGCATTCCCTGAAGACGAAACCAAAAGCAAGATTTTACTCACAACTCGAATAAAGAATGTTGCTTTGCATGCAGATCGAAATGCTTTGATTCATGAACTTACGTGTCTCGATGAGAATGAGAGTTGGGAGCTATTTCAGAAGAAGTCCTTTTGTTTTGAAAAGGATCCAACAAGTAATAAATATATTTCacttttaatttattatatatttatttattttttcaatggAGAATTCTTCGATCCCCATTTTATTTAAGCTTAATTTATACACAACAATTTAGGTCGTAATATATATCCTTTATGCTATTTACTATATTACTTATTTATTTCGTGCATTTTTTTTTGGTGTATGTTACACAAAAGATATTACAAGAATGGAAGAGCTAGGACGAGAAATGCTTACACACTGCTCAGGTTTGCCATTAGCCATTGTCGTACTCGGTGGAATTCTGTCTATGAAACACACAGTTGAGGAGTGGGAGGATATGAGAAAAAATGTGATGACATACATAACTAAAGGCAAAAAGCATGGGAGCTCGGAATGTGAAGGTGTTTTATGGATATTAGGTTTGAGTTACGATGAGTTGCCATTTTACTTGAAGCCTTGCTTTCTCTATTTAGCTCATTACGCTGAAGATGCCATAATAAAAGTAAATGAGCTATGCCTTATGTTGATAGCAGAAGGTTTCATATCACCAAGAGGAAGTTCAACAGACATGATTGAGGATGTGGCATATGATTGGTTAATAGAGTTGGTGGAGAGGAGCATGATTCAAGTAGAAAGTAAGAGTTCAATAGGAAGAATGAAAACAATGCGCATTCATGATCTCATGCGAGAGTTGTGCTTGTCGAAAGTTGAAGATGAAAACTTCATACAGCTCATTGCTTCGAGTAATGTAGAGAAAAAGCCACTAAAATCTGTATCCGAAGGCGCAAGGAGAGTTGCAATTCATAACCATAATTATGAAGACTCTCTTAATTTTACTAATGATGTAAGTGACTCTCTCAGGTGTCTTATTGTTATAGGAGGTGCGCTTAGTAAACAAGAATTGGGATCTACTTTCAATCGATTTCGCAAGCTTAGAGTTTTGAAACTTGATATCCATAAGACATTGGAGTTGCCTGAAGAAATTGGGAAGCTTATTCTCCTAAGGTTGTTTTGTATTAACCATAAGGATGGCAGTGCTAAGTGTGATATTCCGTCTTCTATTGGCAATTTAAGATGCCTGCAGACTTTAAAGTTAAAATGTTCTCTTGGGAAGGTACCAAATGTAATGCGGAAGTTGGATCAATTGAGGCATTTATACTTGTTCGACACTTGTAGCGAACCACCTAATGAATTGTTGAGGTTATCTAATCACACAAATTTACAAACGTTAGGTGTTAGAGCGGCGTACCTTGATAAGAATGAATTTTTGAAGTTGACAAATCTCAAGAAGTTAAAGATTGGCGTGGATGCAAATTTGGGGACAATTTTCCATGATCCCCCAACTGCAACATTCCATTATCTTCAGGATCTACACATACTAGACACTGAATATTCTAATACTCAGCGTACAATAGATATTGTTCCTATAATATTAAGCTGCCCTCAAATTTATAAGCTTACATTGTGGTCGCGTATAGTGAGATTACCAGAAGATAGGCAATTCTGGCCAAGGCTTGTTGAGTTAGAGTTGCGTGGATGTTTTCTTAAGGATGATCCAATGCCGATCCTAGAAAAGCTATCAAGTTTAAGAGTCCTTTACTTATGGAAGAATAGCTATGTTGGGAATGAGATGGTGTGCTCGAAAGGAGGTTTCCCTCGACTGGAATCTCTTTGGATTATGGATTTATCAAGCTTAGAAGAGTGGAAGGTGGAGGAAGGGGCCTTGTCTAGTCTTCACTTTTTGAAGATCACTGGCTGCAGGAAATTGAGGAGAGTTCCGAATGGATTAAGAAACATTACTACGCTTCAGGAAATGGTGATTCAACGTATGCCTAAGAAATTTATAGTAAGGGTGGAGGAAGGCGGAGAGGATTTCCATATAGTCGAGAATGTGTCTTCTCGTGCATTTCTCCACTGTTATTGAGgtacgtacatatatatatatctattcttTTTACAACTTTTGAACTCTATTTCTTTCCattatgataaataaataaagagtGTCCCTTACTTTTTGgatcttatattttgtaaaatagttcaaatagaattctaaactcgattttggtcaaagttttctcaattgaaatcacaaataattcacaaaactaataattcagaaaaaaaataaaaccattctgcttaaaaactgtgttgttatattcaattttttctttatcaaaattgagtttaggagtctatttgaactattttacaaaatataggatccaaaaataaattttttaaaacacagggtccaaacaggtaatcggaaaaaacacagagtccaaaaaagtataaaccttaCATTTATACCAAACCAAAATTTTGTGTGATGAGTAATGATAGACATAGACCCTATTTGGCAAATCTTTTGCTTCTACTTATAGCTAGAAACATAAGATAAGTAAAAGCTTGAGCTTGTTTAACATGTTtggataaatatatataaatatttttttttaatgaaaagtgttTTTTAAAGTATTTGGATAGTAAAAAAAAGatcttataattatttaaaagtcaTCTATACCCTTATGTATTCGAGTCTAATTTAAATCTATAAAAcaatagaagagaaaaaaaatatataattgttCTATCAAAGCATAAGTTCTGTAGCAATTTTGTCAAGAACTACTCCTATTTCATTTGCTTCATTTTCATCAATATTAATATTAGTAGATGGTGTTTCATCATTGGAATATAATCTCCGTTCTCCCATATAAGAGTCAAACGTGAAATCTACCATAGTCTCCCTCCTTATAAAATTGTAGCAACAATAGCTATTTGCTTGTCAATTCATAAACCAAACTTTCATACCTGAATGGGGACAAAGTAAAAAGGAGAAATAATAATATAGGGTTAGAAATTTTAGGATAGtctaagaaaataaaaatattcatATTTAGAAATTAGTTTCTTAAAATAGTCTTCTTTGAGAAGATAGGATTCATAGCTTCTCAAAAAAGATCTGTTTATTTTTTATCCAAAAACTTACACAAGTGTTTTTTTAATTATCCAAACTCAAATTGCATATATTTTTTGTTACCCATAATGAGGTGTGTTAAATTTTAACCATAGATAATTTTAAGTGCGACTACTTTTAACTTTACAACTTGAGTGTGTCTCAATCATTAATCATTTTGTACCCTCCCTTTTTCTCAATGGTATTACTATTGATGCAGGGTGAGACTGATAGAAGACGATGAGTTGGAGTAGTAACGTTGtgatggaggaggaggaggatctCTACTCTTCccgcaattaattaattaaatgttgaaTAATGTTTGGATTGTGTATGTGTTGGCGTGTTTTACTTTCGTGTGGCTTATTTGTTGCATAATGTTTGGATTGTTTGATTGTGTGCTTCTACAGTTTTAATGTTTCATTCATAAGTTACTATATTTTGGGTGGAGGTCATATCTCTACTTTTCTATGAAATGTATGTTATTTTCATAAGCAAAAAGCATGTCTTTGGGTGGTATTCAGAGTGTTCACTTCACTTCACACACTTTCGAAGCCTTTTCAATTTCACCATTTTGTTTCGCTCATCTTGGCGCGCAGTTTCAACAGTCAAAAACCCACTTCATATATGTATATACCTTGGAatacatatgcatatatatatataaacacaaacaATGCGGTTGCAGAGTGTTGGAAATAAGAGAATAGAGagtgttgggcccaaaatgttcggcccgGAAATACTTGCCTCATTTATCAGATATTCAAAGCGGAGCGTTTAGACAAAGGGATATTCCGAAGGCAGAAGCTGTAGGTCAGAGGCTGTCCGCGCCTCTGACCTTTGAGCGAGACATtttaaaagttggtatttttggagggaaattcagttattctCCTCCCTCCTTTTCAGGACCTAACTGAACCAACTAACTGTTGGGTATACTAtatcctataaatatgagattttaaGAAGGAAAAAGGGATCGAATTTGTAACTGACttaggcatcggagtgtctttcttgcaggaaaTCCCGACGAGTCCGAGACAGGTTTCATCACCGGAAAAGAAGCAAGACGTCAAAACATTGTCGGATCTTTACTTCCATTTAcagaaagacaaattgttgcctcaacaattggcgccgtctgtgggaatcgATAAACGTTTCGGCCTTAGCCACATCGTCGAACCAAGAAATCAAGATCCACTGCAAATTCAGAAGTCATGCCACCCAAAGGCAACGGAGTTTCGGGCCCGGTTGTACAGAACGTCCCTCCGGCAGACATGAGCGACCAGATCGAGAGAATGTGTCGTCTACTGGAAGCAAGCCAGCAGCGGTCCGACGAGGCAATCAAGACATTAACCGAAGCCCAAGCCAGGCTCGAAGCAGAGATTGCTGAGCTCCGCAGGTCCACTGACACGACTCGCAACACCCAAGCCCGTGAGAATCTTGATTCCGACAGATCTGACGTTCTAGTCGACCGTGTCAATTCCCCACCTCACAACATGAACCCAGGTAACGGGCAGTCCCAAGCCATCCCCCCATCCTCTGGGACCGACGGGCAGCAAGCCCCAACCTCTGGCGCGCATGGGCGGGCCGAAGCAGAACCCACTGGACCCGCTCAGCCAACAACAGACGTCCGGCCTCAACGCACCATACCTCATGTCGCACACGATTCTCCCTCAGAAGGTTGTGTTCCCTCGATCTGTTTCTTGGACAGTTGGAAACAAGACATGATGAGGGAAATGATGCAGAAGTTCACAGATGGACGATCCGCCTACGCCACCGAACATCTGGATCTTGTATCAAGAACCACTGAAAAATCGCCTTTTTCGGAATGGATTCTGAATGAGCCAAAACCTCGGGACTTCGCCATCCCTTCCCTGCCTGCATTCAACGGAAAGGGAGACCCATTAAACCACCTATTTAAATTTCAACAGAAGATGGCGTTAGAAGCTAATAACGAAGCCATACAATGCAAAGTCTTTTCCACGACTTTCTCCGGGCCGGCTCTACTATGGTTCCGACAATTAAAAGCCGGATCACTCAACAGCTTTAGTGATCTCCGACGATCCTTCTTACAGCAGTACAGCGCGAACCGAGAGGCTCCCAGAACAATGGCCGATCTCTATCGAATCGAACAAGGGGAGAATGAACACCCAAAGGCATACTTACAGCGTTTCATTGACCTCGTGCATCAAATCCACGACGTCGACCCACTCACCGCAGCAAATCTCTTCGTCAAGAGCTTGCAAGTGGGGTCACTCTTGCATGAGAATCTCACTATGACACCACCATATGATATGGCAGACGTGCAGACCCGAGCCGAGGGCGTCTTCAGAGTATTAGAATTTCGAGAGCGCGCGCAGAAGAAGACTGCACTTATCTCTGCTCCCCCAGCGAATAACCCTCCACCACCTGTCAGGGATGACAAGAGGAAGCGGAACCAAACGGATCATACGAAGGAAGGCAAAAGGCCTAGGCAAGATCGTCAGCCATCGCGGTACCCATCCTTCGAATACACCGTCCCGCAAGAAGTCATTTATGAAGAGAATAAAGATAGGCCTATCTGGCGAGAGCCCTACAAAATTAACACTCCATCTGACAGAAGGGATAAAAGCAAATACTGTCTCTTCCACAAAGATCACGGTCATACGATCGCTGAATGCCACAATCTGAACAATCAGATCCAAgccctcatgaggagtgggcGGCTTACCCAATACATCAAGGAGACAGACAGACCAGGTGCCTCGCGGCAGAACACAGCTTCTGCCCCCACTCCGCAGGCGTCAGACCCCGTACACACAGCCTCTGACAGCACCCTGGAGCCTCTTAAACAAGTCCCTATGATCCACGGAATCGTAGAATCCACCGATAATCAAGACCATGCAATTAAAATCCATAAAAGGATGGAAGAACGAGTGAAGCGGTACAAATCATTAGGCCACGTGGTCAATCTCGTCACTTCAGAAGAAAGAAGCTACACAGCCTCTGCTATTACCTTCACTAACGAAGACCTGAAGGGCGTCCACCTGCCTCATGACGATCCACTCGTCATTTCCTTACAAGTTGACCACTGCCAGCTGGGCAAAGTTCTGATCGATGGGGGCAGTGGGGTCGACatcctcttctgggaagcctACCAGAAAATGGGACTAGAGGAGAATCAGATCCGACCCTCCACAATGCCCGTTTTGGGTTTCAACAGCCAGAGAGTCTATCCAAAGGGCGTCGTTCGGTTAACTGTGGTAGCTGCAGAACGCACCTTGCCAGTAGACGTCCTTATTATAGACTCCGCCACGagctacaacgccatcatgggGAGGGGTTGGATCCACCGAATGCGGGGGGTAGTCTCCACTCTACATCAGGTAATGCGATGCCAATCGCTCAATGGCCGATACACCGTCGATATCAAAGGCTGCCAGAAGCAAGCCAAAAAGTGCTTCCTTACCTTAAAAGAAATAAGTAGCTCTGCCTCTGCCTCCCATGAGGACTCTCCTGACAAATAGCAATTACAGCAGTACCTACCCGCGTGCCTAAAAGGAATCAATCTAGCAGAAGACCAAGAAAAGCCCCAAGTTACGCTAGATACCTTAGAACAAGTGGTTCTGGATGACGCCGACCCTACAAAAGCAGTCCTGGTCAGCGCCAAGCTCTCACAAGATGAGAGGCAGACCCTCGTACGGTTTCTCCAAACCAGAATGAGAACTTTTGCCTGGACGCCACACGACATACCCGGAATAGACCCTTCTGTTATGAGCCACAGCTTGAATATCTCCACCTACTTCCCACCCGTCAAGCAGAAGCAGAGGAGATTCGCTCCAGAGGTCAATCGAGTCATACAAGAGGAAGTCCAACGGCTCCTGAGCACGGGGGCAATCGAAGAATGTTTATACCCCAGTTGGCTTGCCAACCCCGTCGTGGTCCCAAAGAAGAATGGGAAAAAGAGAGTATGTATAGACTACACAAATCTAAACAAAGCCTGTCCCAAAGATAGCTACCCTCTACCAAAAATCGATCAGATGATAGACGCCACGGCAGGATATGAAAGAATGAGCTTCCTCGACGCCTActctggctacaatcagatcCCCATGAAATCAGAGGATAGGATTCATACAGCATTCGTAACAGAAGATGgtttatactgctacaaagttatgccattcggtcTAAAGAATGCAGGCGCGACATATCAGAGGTTGATGCACAAGATATTTTCCTCATTgctcgggagaaatatggaggtttatATTGACGATATGGTCGTCAAGTCCAAACAAAGCTCTTCACATATAGACGACTTGACGGAATGTTTCGACATCCTTGATGCTTATAAAATGAAGTTAAACCCCACAAAATGTGTCTTCGGGGTATCCTCCGGACAGTTCTTGGGATACATCGTCAGTCAGAGGGGCATCGAGGCGAACCCAACTCAGATTGCGTCCCTCTCAGAAATTAAGGAACCCCGAACCATCAGAGACATACAGGCTCTAGCCGGCAAGATAGTAGCATTAAGTCGATTCATATCACGAATGTCAGACCGCTGCCAGCCCTTCTTGCAGTGCATAAAGAAGTCCACCAACACCTCCTGGGGACCAGAACAGCAAAAAGCATTGGACGAATTGAAGACTTACTTGAGCTCTCCTCCTATATTGAGTTCACCTATTGCTGATGAAGATTTATTCTTATATTTGTCTGTCTCAAAATTCGCTGTAAGTTCCGTTCTTTTTTGAGAAGAAGCCAATCGTCAGAGGCCAGTGTTCTACTGCAGCAAGAT contains the following coding sequences:
- the LOC133790227 gene encoding putative disease resistance protein At1g50180, producing MESEFTEEEEEEEDEEEEEEEEEDMAEAVVSFVIQRLGNLVLSEAQFLHGVKQEIENAKIKLQCICAFLKDADAFVRDGNETVRLLVVKVRDTSYDLEDVIETYVFKVASNETAGLTKRVLKGVVSSYDVHKVGSKIKDISSNIDTWTSELRKYGVKESMNKAAESSSRLNWEQRDLRRVYSHVVENDVVGFDKDIKYLVALLTTKENHCSHRVISVCGMGGLGKTTLAKKVYHHPRVRTHFDCFAWASISQQCVVREVWEGILFGLTSPTQEERQEIKNMGNGEIAKKLYNLQKQKKCLVLLDDIWTPSTWDRLKAAFPEDETKSKILLTTRIKNVALHADRNALIHELTCLDENESWELFQKKSFCFEKDPTNITRMEELGREMLTHCSGLPLAIVVLGGILSMKHTVEEWEDMRKNVMTYITKGKKHGSSECEGVLWILGLSYDELPFYLKPCFLYLAHYAEDAIIKVNELCLMLIAEGFISPRGSSTDMIEDVAYDWLIELVERSMIQVESKSSIGRMKTMRIHDLMRELCLSKVEDENFIQLIASSNVEKKPLKSVSEGARRVAIHNHNYEDSLNFTNDVSDSLRCLIVIGGALSKQELGSTFNRFRKLRVLKLDIHKTLELPEEIGKLILLRLFCINHKDGSAKCDIPSSIGNLRCLQTLKLKCSLGKVPNVMRKLDQLRHLYLFDTCSEPPNELLRLSNHTNLQTLGVRAAYLDKNEFLKLTNLKKLKIGVDANLGTIFHDPPTATFHYLQDLHILDTEYSNTQRTIDIVPIILSCPQIYKLTLWSRIVRLPEDRQFWPRLVELELRGCFLKDDPMPILEKLSSLRVLYLWKNSYVGNEMVCSKGGFPRLESLWIMDLSSLEEWKVEEGALSSLHFLKITGCRKLRRVPNGLRNITTLQEMVIQRMPKKFIVRVEEGGEDFHIVENVSSRAFLHCY